Proteins from a genomic interval of Macaca thibetana thibetana isolate TM-01 chromosome 17, ASM2454274v1, whole genome shotgun sequence:
- the LOC126940470 gene encoding peptidyl-prolyl cis-trans isomerase NIMA-interacting 4-like, whose protein sequence is MPPKGKSGSGKAGKGGAASGSDSADKKAQGPKGGGNAVKVRHILCEKHGKIMEAMEKLKSGMRFNEVASQYSEDKARQGGDLGWMTRGSMVGPFQEAAFALPVSGMEKPVFTDPPVTTKFGYHIIMVEGRK, encoded by the coding sequence ATGCCGCCAAAAGGAAAAAGTGGTTCTGGAAAAGCAGGGAAAGGGGGAGCAGCCTCTGGGAGTGACAGTGCTGACAAGAAGGCTCAAGGTCCCAAAGGTGGTGGCAATGCAGTAAAGGTCAGACACATTCTATGtgaaaaacatggcaaaatcatGGAAGCCATGGAAAAGTTAAAGTCTGGGATGAGATTCAATGAAGTGGCCTCACAGTATAGTGAAGATAAAGCCAGGCAAGGGGGCGACTTGGGTTGGATGACCAGAGGGTCCATGGTGGGACCATTTCAAGAAGCAGCATTTGCCTTGCCTGTAAGTGGGATGGAGAAGCCTGTGTTTACAGACCCACCGGTTACGACAAAATTTGGATATCATATTATTATggttgaaggaagaaaataa